A genome region from Rhodopseudomonas boonkerdii includes the following:
- a CDS encoding polysaccharide deacetylase family protein: MRKLPFLVVAGAVSAVVAAGAGAWHFLGPADVKFAAKTDKGELTTASIDTRWPQASSKAPAEPAPKAQAVATAPSVAPMPAQPVAEKRQTYTKPVCNNPNALGVSRTVQIDTTGGPGLGMSQYRDYDFLQPGEVVLTFDDGPWPVTTPAVLNALAAQCVQAVFFPIGKHATWHPAVLKQVIAAGHSVGTHTWSHQNLASKSPQEAKDEIERGISAITLMAGQPLSPFFRFPQLRQNAELKAYLAERNIAAFSIDIDSEDFRIHNAGKLVASVMEKLKKKGKGIILMHDLHKWSAAAVPDLLTQLKAGGYKVVHIRAKDTLATLPDYDAAIQAELQPVKTSNARPINSVIQTVD; encoded by the coding sequence ATGCGTAAACTTCCTTTTTTAGTTGTTGCTGGTGCTGTTTCGGCTGTTGTCGCCGCAGGTGCGGGCGCATGGCATTTTCTCGGCCCGGCCGATGTCAAATTCGCAGCGAAGACCGACAAAGGCGAGCTGACGACTGCCTCGATCGACACCCGCTGGCCTCAAGCCTCATCCAAGGCACCTGCCGAGCCAGCGCCAAAAGCGCAGGCCGTCGCGACCGCACCAAGCGTCGCACCGATGCCCGCACAACCCGTAGCCGAAAAGAGACAGACCTACACCAAGCCGGTCTGCAACAATCCGAATGCGCTCGGCGTCTCACGGACAGTACAGATCGACACCACCGGCGGCCCCGGCCTCGGCATGTCGCAATATCGCGACTACGACTTCCTGCAGCCGGGCGAAGTTGTGCTCACTTTCGACGACGGCCCATGGCCGGTGACAACCCCTGCTGTACTGAATGCGCTCGCCGCACAATGCGTGCAGGCGGTCTTCTTCCCGATCGGCAAGCACGCCACGTGGCATCCTGCCGTGCTGAAGCAGGTCATCGCCGCAGGTCACAGCGTCGGCACGCATACCTGGTCGCACCAGAATCTCGCAAGCAAGAGTCCCCAGGAAGCTAAAGACGAGATCGAACGCGGCATCAGCGCCATCACGCTCATGGCCGGGCAACCGCTGTCGCCATTCTTCCGCTTTCCTCAGTTGCGACAGAATGCGGAGCTCAAGGCCTATCTCGCCGAGCGCAACATTGCCGCCTTCTCCATCGATATCGATTCCGAAGACTTCCGCATTCACAATGCAGGCAAGCTCGTCGCCTCTGTGATGGAGAAGCTGAAGAAAAAAGGCAAAGGCATCATCCTGATGCACGATCTGCACAAGTGGTCGGCCGCCGCCGTGCCGGATTTGCTCACCCAGCTGAAGGCCGGGGGCTACAAGGTCGTGCATATTCGCGCCAAGGATACGTTGGCAACATTGCCGGACTATGATGCCGCGATCCAGGCCGAGCTGCAGCCGGTGAAAACCAGCAATGCCCGGCCAATCAACAGCGTGATCCAGACGGTGGATTGA
- the mobF gene encoding MobF family relaxase — MVATWNPAASASYYTRQTEYYLGDAEPAGLWYAPAGDFGVVDGAQVERETFEQLYNAVDADGQPLLDNIRRHKERTSAFDVTLSAPRSVSLVWGLATPETKRLIEAAQQRAVRATLSMLEREATWARRGRNGMSLEKVALTAATFQHGESRPSKHADGRIFADANLHTHCVCMNISTRQSDGTIGALHSKVIRDWKMAAGATYHAALAHELTTLGFDIDRVGKNGIFEIAGVDGATITYFSARRQEIEEELAEHGVTSGEATALAAAIAKATRSSKRESVSFGREDVWRDAAQSLGLDTGSFSESLRAPSKARNQEADEGLLSDRLAALPAILTERESVIERRELLRSVAAALVGTGLPAERAETELKRLLSQGAFLEIGHDALGLPCYSTPEMLAIEREVVEQAQRLANQSWHFVDQKSLRDRCGALGLTAEQSEAALAATTSSAVVIVEGAPGVGKSTLLAPVLQGYAKAGCRVIGAASAWRIANMLRDDLGIEARATASWIARLKAGEKVLDKQTVLIVDEAGLLSSRDMHALLGAVTEADAKIILVGDRQQLQAIGAGPGLDLVARAVEAARVNNIVRQREAWAREAITAFGAGRAEPALDAFAERGLLIEADGAKAAITEVLDSAEQVHARDAAASILILAKSNAAVAAISQVARERLKHSGIIQGPEVSFAAATPSGHSTQIALAAGDKIRFLVRDDELAVVNGSTATIVKVSEAAVPLGDASRIIIEAEIEGRRIAFDPMQLADAQGRPRLGWAYASTVYGCQGLTVDHAVVHLDHSYNRHDIYVAASRARERTTLVVDAKSIDRRLASELPFDQQRDDVVFSASQRQNWLAERLSRASPKISTLDIIEGSQPLTEKDRHHRRELSYEL; from the coding sequence GTGGTTGCAACCTGGAATCCGGCAGCAAGCGCCAGCTACTACACGCGCCAGACCGAGTATTACCTCGGCGACGCCGAACCTGCGGGCCTCTGGTACGCGCCGGCGGGTGATTTTGGCGTTGTAGACGGCGCGCAAGTCGAGCGCGAGACCTTCGAGCAATTGTACAATGCCGTCGACGCGGATGGGCAGCCCCTGCTGGATAACATCCGCCGCCATAAGGAGCGGACAAGCGCGTTCGACGTGACACTCAGCGCGCCGCGCTCGGTATCCCTGGTCTGGGGGCTGGCAACGCCCGAGACGAAGCGTCTCATCGAGGCTGCGCAGCAGCGAGCCGTCAGGGCGACGCTGAGCATGCTGGAGCGCGAGGCGACCTGGGCACGCCGGGGCCGCAATGGCATGTCGCTCGAGAAGGTCGCACTCACGGCCGCCACGTTTCAGCATGGCGAAAGCCGACCTTCAAAACACGCCGACGGGCGCATATTCGCAGATGCAAATTTGCATACGCATTGCGTATGCATGAACATCTCGACCCGCCAGAGCGACGGCACAATTGGAGCTCTTCACTCCAAGGTGATCCGCGACTGGAAGATGGCGGCCGGCGCGACCTATCACGCCGCCCTCGCACATGAGCTGACGACGCTCGGCTTTGATATCGATCGTGTCGGCAAGAACGGCATCTTCGAAATCGCCGGCGTGGATGGTGCCACGATTACGTATTTCAGCGCGCGTCGTCAGGAGATCGAGGAGGAACTCGCTGAACATGGCGTCACCAGCGGCGAGGCCACCGCACTGGCCGCCGCCATCGCCAAGGCGACGAGAAGCAGCAAGCGGGAGAGTGTAAGTTTCGGGCGCGAGGATGTCTGGCGCGACGCCGCGCAATCGCTGGGCCTCGACACCGGATCATTTTCCGAAAGCTTGAGGGCCCCCTCGAAGGCGCGTAATCAGGAAGCCGACGAAGGGCTGCTCTCCGACCGGTTGGCCGCCCTGCCGGCGATCCTCACCGAACGTGAGAGCGTGATTGAGCGGCGCGAGCTCCTGCGTTCCGTCGCTGCCGCCCTGGTCGGCACCGGCTTGCCAGCCGAGCGCGCCGAAACTGAACTCAAGCGCCTGCTGAGCCAGGGAGCCTTTCTGGAAATTGGGCATGATGCCCTTGGCCTGCCCTGCTATTCGACGCCGGAGATGCTCGCGATCGAGCGGGAGGTCGTCGAACAGGCGCAACGTCTCGCGAACCAGTCCTGGCACTTCGTCGATCAGAAATCGCTGAGGGACCGTTGCGGAGCCTTGGGGCTCACCGCCGAGCAGTCGGAAGCGGCGCTCGCCGCAACGACAAGCTCGGCGGTCGTTATCGTCGAAGGCGCCCCTGGGGTCGGCAAGTCCACACTGCTCGCGCCAGTCTTGCAAGGATACGCGAAAGCCGGATGTCGGGTGATCGGTGCCGCTTCCGCATGGCGAATCGCCAACATGCTCCGGGATGACCTCGGCATCGAAGCCCGGGCAACGGCCTCCTGGATCGCGCGGCTCAAAGCCGGCGAGAAGGTGCTCGACAAGCAGACCGTCCTGATTGTCGATGAGGCCGGCCTGCTCTCCTCGCGGGACATGCACGCGCTGCTTGGCGCCGTCACCGAAGCTGACGCCAAGATCATCCTCGTGGGGGATCGGCAGCAGCTCCAGGCGATCGGCGCCGGTCCTGGCCTAGATCTGGTGGCGCGCGCCGTTGAAGCTGCGCGCGTCAACAACATTGTTCGTCAGCGCGAGGCATGGGCGCGGGAAGCCATCACGGCCTTCGGCGCCGGCCGGGCGGAGCCCGCGCTTGATGCGTTCGCAGAACGCGGTCTATTGATCGAAGCGGACGGCGCCAAAGCAGCGATCACCGAGGTGCTGGATTCGGCAGAGCAAGTTCATGCACGTGACGCCGCGGCCTCGATCCTGATCCTCGCCAAGTCCAACGCCGCAGTGGCCGCGATCTCTCAGGTCGCTCGCGAGCGCCTCAAGCACAGCGGCATCATCCAGGGCCCCGAGGTTAGCTTCGCCGCGGCCACGCCGTCCGGCCACTCAACGCAGATCGCGTTGGCGGCCGGGGACAAGATCAGGTTCCTCGTCCGCGATGACGAACTTGCGGTAGTCAATGGTTCGACCGCGACCATCGTCAAGGTCAGTGAAGCCGCTGTGCCCCTTGGAGATGCAAGTCGCATCATCATCGAGGCCGAAATCGAGGGTCGGCGAATTGCCTTCGATCCGATGCAGCTTGCCGACGCGCAAGGACGCCCCCGCCTTGGTTGGGCTTATGCCTCGACTGTCTACGGCTGCCAGGGCCTCACGGTCGATCATGCCGTCGTGCACCTGGATCACAGCTATAATCGTCATGACATCTACGTGGCGGCAAGCCGCGCGCGGGAGCGGACGACGCTCGTGGTCGATGCCAAGAGCATTGACCGGCGCCTCGCCTCCGAGCTGCCCTTCGATCAGCAGCGTGATGATGTGGTCTTTTCGGCGAGCCAGCGCCAGAACTGGCTCGCCGAACGACTGTCGCGTGCCTCGCCCAAGATTTCCACGCTCGATATCATTGAGGGCTCGCAACCGCTGACGGAGAAGGATCGGCATCATCGGCGGGAGCTCAGCTATGAGCTCTAA
- a CDS encoding YccF domain-containing protein, giving the protein MPILPLLLNVLWIVFGGLWMAAGWVLAAVIMAITIIGLPWARAAFNIAAYTLLPFGQRAVRRELVTGREDIGTGLLGFLGNLIWLVLAGWWLAIAHLVTALGLAITIVGIPFAWAHFKLAGIALWPIGRAIVPA; this is encoded by the coding sequence ATGCCCATCCTGCCGCTGCTTCTCAATGTCCTCTGGATCGTATTCGGCGGTCTGTGGATGGCCGCAGGCTGGGTGCTGGCCGCAGTGATCATGGCGATCACCATCATCGGCCTGCCTTGGGCCCGAGCGGCCTTCAACATCGCAGCTTATACGCTGTTGCCATTCGGCCAGCGCGCCGTACGCCGCGAGCTCGTTACCGGGCGGGAAGATATCGGTACTGGCCTGCTTGGCTTTCTTGGCAATCTAATCTGGCTGGTGCTGGCAGGCTGGTGGCTCGCGATTGCGCATCTCGTCACTGCACTGGGCCTCGCCATTACGATTGTCGGCATTCCCTTTGCTTGGGCGCACTTCAAGCTCGCCGGCATCGCGCTTTGGCCGATCGGACGCGCCATTGTACCAGCTTGA
- a CDS encoding EAL domain-containing protein, with product MLPSAVTVQDEKGEFLLVNDAATAQFGILPENFRAGNEPSDFVKQALSHRRLTALDLMQSGRTAVFEERVNSEFDKRVYLTTHRPVQIGDRTLLLSSASDISRQKRIEEELFRCAYYDELTDLPTRRVIEKHVGNLIADDGRSSEGRQGHFALAFLDIDNFKHINDYYGHGTGDGLLVQIAKRISLELRPTDMLSRISGDEFLLLLNPILSQQEVADYLERLVQRLRAPFFIEASEIFATASIGVSLYPEHGLAYDTLHQNADIAMYQVKNDTKGAAVFFNSGMESEALARMATEQALRLAVLDKRFCCAFQPKVDIRTKEIQGIEALVRLRDDKGVIQAPGAFINLAVELGLIDELTHLVLAEIMKSIDLIDEAFGSGATISINVAAKQAGNTEFMRSFARALKETGCPTRFMVEVTEDAFVAKTHFQGDILPMLREIGVGVSIDDFGVGYSSLSALADITADEIKIDRSFITDIHKRPRSQGILRAIESLSEALGMKVIAEGVETFEELAYLQAATKIRYAQGYYFSEPIFLEELQPQSNSHVRMALNTRSSDSARPAYSRAGGREY from the coding sequence ATGCTGCCGTCGGCAGTGACCGTACAGGATGAAAAGGGTGAATTTCTGCTTGTCAACGATGCGGCCACCGCGCAGTTCGGTATACTGCCGGAGAATTTCCGGGCCGGTAACGAGCCGTCCGATTTCGTGAAACAGGCGCTGTCGCACCGACGTCTGACGGCGCTCGACTTGATGCAATCCGGCCGCACGGCCGTGTTCGAAGAGCGTGTCAATTCCGAGTTCGACAAGCGGGTATATCTGACTACGCACCGGCCGGTGCAGATCGGCGACCGCACGCTGCTGCTCTCCAGCGCGAGCGACATCAGCCGGCAGAAGCGCATCGAGGAGGAACTGTTCCGCTGCGCCTATTACGACGAACTGACCGATCTGCCGACCCGGCGTGTGATCGAGAAGCACGTCGGCAACCTTATTGCCGATGACGGCCGTTCTTCTGAAGGCCGTCAGGGCCATTTTGCACTAGCCTTTCTCGACATCGATAATTTCAAACATATCAACGATTATTACGGTCACGGTACGGGGGACGGATTGCTGGTGCAGATCGCCAAGCGCATCAGCCTCGAACTACGCCCCACCGACATGCTGTCGCGCATCTCCGGCGATGAATTCCTGCTACTGCTCAATCCGATCCTGAGCCAACAGGAGGTCGCTGACTATCTGGAGCGACTGGTGCAGCGACTTCGCGCACCGTTCTTCATCGAGGCCTCCGAGATCTTCGCGACGGCATCGATCGGCGTCAGTCTCTATCCAGAGCATGGCCTCGCCTACGATACTCTGCATCAGAATGCGGATATCGCCATGTATCAGGTAAAGAACGACACCAAGGGCGCCGCGGTATTCTTCAACTCCGGTATGGAAAGCGAAGCATTGGCGCGGATGGCGACCGAGCAAGCGCTTCGTCTGGCGGTTCTCGACAAGCGATTCTGCTGCGCATTCCAGCCTAAAGTCGATATCCGCACCAAGGAAATTCAGGGCATCGAGGCCCTGGTGCGACTGCGCGACGACAAGGGAGTGATCCAGGCGCCGGGGGCTTTCATCAATCTCGCCGTTGAACTCGGCCTGATCGACGAGCTCACGCATCTCGTCCTCGCCGAGATCATGAAGTCAATCGACCTGATCGATGAAGCCTTCGGTTCCGGCGCCACCATCAGCATCAATGTCGCAGCCAAGCAGGCCGGCAACACCGAATTCATGCGCTCCTTCGCGCGAGCGCTGAAAGAAACTGGCTGCCCGACCCGCTTCATGGTGGAAGTGACCGAAGATGCTTTCGTCGCCAAGACCCATTTTCAGGGCGATATTTTGCCGATGCTGCGCGAAATCGGCGTCGGCGTCTCGATCGACGATTTCGGCGTCGGCTATTCCTCGCTGTCGGCGTTGGCCGATATCACTGCCGATGAGATCAAGATTGACCGCTCCTTCATCACGGACATTCACAAGCGCCCACGCAGCCAAGGCATCCTGCGCGCCATTGAGTCGCTCAGCGAGGCGCTCGGCATGAAGGTGATCGCTGAAGGCGTCGAGACATTCGAGGAGCTGGCCTACTTACAAGCGGCGACCAAGATCCGCTACGCACAGGGATACTACTTCTCCGAACCAATTTTCCTGGAGGAGCTGCAGCCGCAATCCAACAGCCATGTTCGTATGGCGCTGAATACAAGGTCATCCGACAGCGCCCGACCGGCTTATTCGCGGGCCGGTGGACGGGAATACTAG
- a CDS encoding type IV secretion system DNA-binding domain-containing protein, producing the protein MNNPIRLFQPALLVALGAALITLVAGAISLFLIAPPTVDVLFHGNVSLASDVAFHEILQNLRGERCGHSSWPIVCRLDWIQAITAQLLESPIGARRLATIALAVLAASGFAFCFAYADTPPIENLTVTRGRRIETGPYAFRALRHAVHRHGPPQAHDLWLLPQVQLNAASAARNLLLVGTQGSGKTGLLRAFAEQYLNDLSGRTFVFDAKGDMLAGLPVDSMILVAPQDARGWAIDIGREITNPLVAREFAAKCVPVSEQDPMWGHATRSLLADIIMALRARSGDAWGWSNLAEAGLSSLADIRRMLLESGGKSAALLNFGDDPEENRTVMSILITLWVTVLSVIEPLARAWSEVDSSRRFTVRDWLAPGSQLPRTLLLQKSGEYAELSSTVGSFLAERVAAGALVSTRRRAGTEHLTMLLDEFPEVPIERLPRLLALGRELHVNTIATVQDLGQITAMFGQEQGSVVEARFGIRLVLRLEPGETAQRICEVWVGRRQVRRRRDATVEELARGITKPMETVWDDTITTDFLSDALGVFEMSAGKTIRVLVTGFPTLAVVDVPLTTWADRREAHIPAPWIADAG; encoded by the coding sequence ATGAACAATCCCATCCGGCTGTTTCAGCCCGCCCTGCTCGTGGCGCTCGGCGCTGCCCTGATCACGCTCGTCGCGGGCGCGATCTCGCTCTTTCTCATCGCGCCGCCAACCGTCGACGTGCTGTTCCACGGCAACGTCAGCCTCGCCAGCGACGTCGCCTTTCACGAAATCCTTCAGAACCTTCGGGGCGAGAGGTGCGGCCATTCGAGCTGGCCGATCGTGTGCCGGCTTGACTGGATCCAGGCGATCACAGCGCAGTTGCTGGAGTCACCGATCGGAGCCAGGCGGCTTGCCACTATCGCTCTTGCGGTTCTGGCGGCAAGCGGCTTTGCCTTTTGCTTCGCTTATGCTGATACTCCGCCGATCGAGAACCTCACAGTCACGCGCGGCCGGCGCATCGAGACCGGACCTTATGCGTTCCGCGCGCTGCGCCATGCGGTTCATCGTCACGGCCCGCCGCAGGCGCATGATCTGTGGCTCCTCCCGCAGGTGCAATTGAATGCGGCTTCCGCAGCGCGCAACCTCTTGTTGGTCGGCACGCAAGGGTCGGGCAAGACCGGCTTGTTGCGGGCATTTGCCGAACAGTACCTCAATGATCTGAGCGGCCGGACATTCGTGTTCGACGCGAAGGGGGACATGCTGGCCGGCTTGCCCGTGGATTCGATGATCCTGGTGGCTCCGCAGGATGCGCGCGGGTGGGCGATCGACATCGGCCGCGAGATTACCAATCCTCTCGTCGCACGGGAATTCGCGGCGAAATGCGTCCCGGTCTCCGAGCAGGATCCGATGTGGGGCCATGCGACGCGGAGCCTCCTTGCCGATATCATCATGGCGCTACGCGCGCGCTCGGGTGATGCCTGGGGCTGGAGCAACCTTGCCGAGGCAGGACTTTCCTCGCTGGCAGATATTCGCCGGATGCTGCTCGAGAGCGGCGGGAAGAGCGCTGCACTATTGAATTTCGGCGACGATCCTGAAGAAAACCGCACCGTCATGTCAATCCTGATCACGCTCTGGGTGACGGTTTTGAGCGTGATAGAGCCGCTCGCGCGCGCCTGGTCGGAGGTCGACTCATCGCGGCGGTTCACCGTGCGCGACTGGCTGGCGCCAGGCTCCCAGCTCCCGCGCACGCTGCTTCTGCAGAAGTCGGGCGAGTATGCCGAGCTTTCTTCCACGGTCGGCAGCTTCTTGGCGGAGCGGGTGGCCGCCGGGGCGCTCGTCTCCACTCGCCGTCGCGCCGGCACGGAGCACCTGACCATGCTGCTCGATGAATTCCCGGAGGTGCCAATCGAGCGTCTGCCGCGACTGCTCGCGCTTGGGCGCGAACTGCATGTGAACACGATCGCCACCGTGCAGGACCTCGGTCAGATCACCGCTATGTTCGGTCAAGAGCAAGGCTCAGTTGTCGAAGCGCGCTTTGGCATTCGATTGGTTCTTCGTCTGGAGCCGGGCGAAACCGCACAACGGATCTGCGAAGTCTGGGTCGGACGCCGTCAGGTCCGCAGGCGCCGCGATGCAACCGTGGAGGAGTTGGCCCGAGGGATCACCAAGCCGATGGAGACCGTTTGGGACGATACGATCACGACCGACTTCCTCTCGGATGCGCTCGGCGTGTTCGAGATGTCAGCCGGGAAAACGATCCGCGTCCTGGTGACGGGCTTTCCGACGCTCGCTGTCGTCGACGTCCCGCTGACGACCTGGGCTGATCGGCGCGAAGCGCACATCCCGGCACCCTGGATTGCCGACGCTGGATGA